A single genomic interval of Streptomyces graminofaciens harbors:
- a CDS encoding FG-GAP-like repeat-containing protein: MKRPLGTTTALAALLAAGLTPLVLAGPASAAPSGLQGDFNGDGYRDVAISASDTTVNGKTYAGQVAVVYGSASGLNPTTRTVISQNTAGIPDTAEKGDQFGEQLATADLNRDGYSDLVVGARHEDAGSKKDSGTVVIVWGSKSGLSGGTTVKNPAPQYGSYFGMSVAAADFTGDGKPDLAISAQSSSGSPTDRIRLVRGPFTKSGSTGAVTSYSPGVDRPSLTAGRVDKNAKADLVVTGLQPDGDRLAAAVYYKGTSSGLSKGAKLRAGTTAAIGDLDKDGYGDIVIGNPLDDDVDPSGSRGGEISVIYGTSSGPSADRRTTLTQNSSGVPDSSEHIDQFGAAVAVGDLDKDGYADLAVGAPGESFGDDTHYISSAGTITLLRGSSSGVARTGAVLLTQDSPGVPGDLEALDAFGATLLASDVDGDGHADLTAIAAQENEAGAAWHLPGAKDALYSTTGSQSFGPTGVGLSTNQHGAFGSDLAG, from the coding sequence ATGAAGCGCCCTCTCGGCACCACCACGGCCCTCGCCGCCCTCCTGGCCGCGGGCCTGACTCCGCTGGTCCTGGCCGGCCCCGCCTCCGCCGCGCCTTCCGGTCTCCAGGGGGACTTCAACGGCGACGGCTACCGCGACGTCGCGATCTCCGCGTCCGACACGACGGTCAACGGCAAGACCTACGCGGGGCAGGTCGCCGTCGTCTACGGCTCCGCGAGCGGCCTGAACCCCACCACACGGACCGTCATCAGCCAGAACACCGCCGGAATCCCCGACACCGCCGAGAAGGGCGACCAGTTCGGCGAGCAGCTCGCCACCGCCGACCTCAACCGGGACGGCTACAGCGATCTCGTCGTCGGCGCGCGGCACGAGGACGCGGGCAGCAAGAAGGACTCCGGCACCGTCGTCATCGTCTGGGGCTCCAAGTCCGGTCTCTCCGGCGGTACGACGGTGAAGAACCCCGCGCCGCAGTACGGAAGCTACTTCGGCATGAGTGTCGCCGCGGCCGACTTCACCGGTGACGGCAAGCCGGACCTCGCGATCTCCGCGCAGAGCTCGTCGGGCTCCCCGACCGACCGGATCCGCCTGGTCCGCGGCCCGTTCACCAAGTCCGGCAGCACCGGCGCCGTGACCTCGTACTCCCCCGGCGTCGACCGGCCCTCCCTCACCGCGGGCCGGGTCGACAAGAACGCCAAAGCCGACCTGGTCGTCACCGGCCTGCAGCCCGACGGCGACCGCCTCGCCGCCGCCGTCTACTACAAGGGCACGTCGAGCGGTCTGAGCAAGGGCGCGAAACTCCGGGCCGGCACGACGGCGGCGATCGGCGACCTCGACAAGGACGGCTACGGCGACATCGTCATCGGCAACCCGCTGGACGACGACGTCGACCCGTCCGGCTCCAGGGGCGGCGAGATCAGCGTCATCTACGGGACGTCGTCGGGCCCGAGCGCCGACCGCCGTACCACCCTCACCCAGAACAGCTCGGGGGTGCCGGACTCCTCCGAGCACATCGACCAGTTCGGTGCGGCCGTCGCGGTCGGCGACCTCGACAAGGACGGCTACGCGGACCTCGCGGTCGGAGCACCCGGCGAGTCCTTCGGGGACGACACCCACTACATCTCCTCCGCGGGCACGATCACCCTGCTGCGGGGTTCGTCCTCCGGGGTGGCCAGGACCGGCGCGGTGCTGCTGACCCAGGACAGCCCCGGGGTACCGGGCGACCTGGAGGCGCTCGACGCCTTCGGCGCGACCCTGCTCGCGTCCGACGTCGACGGGGACGGTCACGCCGACCTGACGGCGATCGCCGCCCAGGAGAACGAGGCGGGCGCCGCATGGCACCTGCCCGGCGCCAAGGACGCCCTCTACTCGACGACCGGGTCACAGAGCTTCGGCCCCACGGGGGTCGGACTCTCCACCAATCAGCACGGGGCGTTCGGCTCGGATCTGGCGGGTTAG
- a CDS encoding FG-GAP-like repeat-containing protein, with protein MRIRTATTAATLLAVVVAPLTLTAPLAHAADAAAPYDFNGDGYRDLAIGAPAATVGGKSKAGAVSVVYGGSTGPGTSKYKLLTQNTSGVPGGAEAGDAFGTALTSADLNTDGYADLVVGAPGEDTAIDTNDGTVVIVWGSASGLSGARTLTNDGSDDTDRYGQALTAGDFDGDGDQDVAVGGTGKFNLRLTDGPFAKTGDFAGGSGTALAYAPQPFDASYGVEYLSAGDIQNDGTDSLVIHGRAKGTDDALTAVGNGDYSYWLEYIPGGHVSSVADVNGDGNADVVVGNHRETSADASGALGGEVTVVYGQSVTDGVDDSTGKEVTYTQATSGVPGTAKSGDAFGTGVSLGDVNNDGYADLVVGAPGESSAAGAVTVLYGSASGLTTTGATVLSQSTSGVPGSSESGDRFGARVLLADTTKDARADLTVTAPGENSGDGAVWWLKSATASGAKSFGPSAVGVSTSGAPGFGAVLGG; from the coding sequence ATGCGCATCCGTACCGCCACGACGGCCGCGACCCTCCTCGCCGTCGTCGTGGCCCCCCTCACCCTGACGGCCCCTCTCGCCCACGCGGCGGACGCGGCCGCCCCGTACGACTTCAACGGCGACGGCTACCGGGACCTGGCGATCGGCGCCCCGGCCGCGACGGTCGGCGGCAAGTCGAAGGCCGGAGCCGTCTCCGTCGTCTACGGCGGCTCGACGGGCCCCGGCACGTCGAAGTACAAGCTCCTCACCCAGAACACGTCCGGTGTCCCGGGCGGCGCGGAGGCGGGCGACGCCTTCGGTACGGCGCTGACCTCGGCCGACCTGAACACGGACGGCTACGCGGACCTGGTCGTCGGGGCCCCCGGCGAGGACACGGCGATCGACACGAACGACGGCACGGTGGTGATCGTCTGGGGCAGCGCGTCCGGCCTCTCCGGCGCCCGCACCCTGACCAACGACGGCTCCGACGACACCGACCGCTACGGCCAGGCCCTGACCGCCGGTGACTTCGACGGCGACGGCGACCAGGACGTGGCGGTGGGCGGCACCGGCAAGTTCAACCTGCGCCTGACCGACGGCCCGTTCGCGAAGACCGGCGACTTCGCGGGCGGCAGCGGCACGGCCCTGGCGTACGCGCCGCAGCCGTTCGACGCGTCGTACGGCGTCGAGTACCTGTCGGCCGGCGACATCCAGAACGACGGCACGGACAGCCTCGTCATCCACGGCCGCGCCAAGGGCACCGACGACGCGCTCACGGCCGTGGGCAACGGCGACTACAGCTACTGGCTGGAGTACATCCCCGGCGGTCATGTCTCGTCCGTGGCCGATGTGAACGGCGACGGCAACGCGGACGTCGTGGTCGGCAACCACCGCGAGACGTCGGCCGACGCGTCCGGCGCCCTCGGCGGCGAGGTGACGGTGGTGTACGGCCAGTCGGTGACCGACGGCGTGGACGACTCCACCGGCAAGGAGGTCACGTACACCCAGGCCACGTCGGGCGTCCCCGGCACGGCGAAGTCGGGCGACGCCTTCGGCACCGGGGTGTCCCTCGGGGACGTGAACAACGACGGCTACGCGGACCTGGTCGTCGGCGCCCCCGGCGAGTCCTCCGCCGCCGGCGCGGTGACCGTGCTGTACGGCTCGGCGAGCGGCCTGACGACGACGGGCGCCACGGTGCTCTCCCAGTCCACGTCCGGCGTCCCCGGCTCCTCCGAGTCCGGCGACCGCTTCGGCGCCCGCGTCCTCCTCGCCGACACGACGAAGGACGCCAGGGCCGACCTGACCGTGACCGCCCCCGGGGAGAACTCGGGCGACGGCGCGGTGTGGTGGCTGAAGTCGGCGACCGCCTCCGGCGCGAAGTCGTTCGGGCCGTCGGCGGTGGGCGTCTCGACGTCGGGGGCGCCGGGGTTCGGGGCGGTGCTGGGCGGCTGA
- a CDS encoding FG-GAP-like repeat-containing protein, with the protein MRIRTAAALAALLVAGLTPLTLTTPASAAPAKHADDFNGDGYRDVAIGASNTMVDGKITAGAVVVLYGSSSGLSAGKRSVITQNSPGVPGVAEELDQFGASLASGDLDRDGYADLVVSAPNEGLGDYHGVGTATILWGGKSGLSGGARVPQPDWVSEGGGYAIGLAAADFDGDGDTDLTVTSRPTTRVFDGPWKRTGAPAREYDIDELGSTQTVFAGDLSGDGAAERLYPVGVTGDEGGAIGYLRWTGTAYETTDLPTADGDQGAIGDVNGDGYGDLVLGNIYKGAHKGGEINVWYGGPTGPDPTQTPVTIHQDTGGVPGKGEGDDCFGCAVSVGDINGDGYADVAVGAQNEDVGGKRNTGSVTVLYGSVAGLTTAGATSYTQATAGVPGTAESQDWFGTAVRLVDLDKNGKADLVATAEGENDAKGAVWVLRGTAKGLTTKGAKSISAGAFGLRGEVNFGWPIAQ; encoded by the coding sequence GTGCGCATCCGTACCGCCGCGGCGCTCGCCGCCCTCCTCGTCGCGGGCCTGACCCCGCTGACGCTCACCACGCCCGCCTCGGCCGCCCCCGCCAAACACGCCGACGACTTCAACGGCGACGGCTACCGCGATGTCGCGATCGGTGCCTCCAACACCATGGTGGACGGCAAGATCACCGCCGGTGCGGTGGTCGTGCTGTACGGCTCGTCGTCGGGCCTGTCGGCGGGCAAGCGGTCCGTGATCACGCAGAACTCGCCCGGCGTGCCGGGCGTGGCCGAGGAGCTGGACCAGTTCGGCGCCTCGCTGGCCTCGGGCGACCTCGACAGGGACGGATACGCGGACCTCGTCGTCAGCGCCCCGAACGAGGGCCTCGGTGACTATCACGGCGTCGGTACCGCCACGATCCTGTGGGGCGGCAAGTCCGGCCTGTCCGGCGGCGCACGCGTGCCGCAGCCGGACTGGGTCTCCGAGGGGGGCGGCTACGCCATCGGCCTCGCGGCGGCCGACTTCGACGGCGACGGCGACACCGACCTGACGGTCACCAGCCGGCCGACCACCCGCGTCTTCGACGGCCCCTGGAAGCGCACGGGAGCCCCGGCCCGTGAGTACGACATCGACGAACTCGGCTCCACGCAGACCGTCTTCGCGGGCGACCTGAGCGGTGACGGCGCGGCCGAGCGGCTCTACCCGGTCGGCGTGACCGGCGACGAGGGCGGCGCGATCGGCTACCTCCGCTGGACCGGCACGGCGTACGAGACGACCGACCTGCCCACCGCCGACGGCGACCAGGGCGCGATCGGCGACGTCAACGGCGACGGCTACGGCGACCTGGTCCTCGGCAACATCTACAAGGGCGCGCACAAGGGCGGCGAGATCAACGTCTGGTACGGCGGCCCGACCGGCCCCGACCCGACGCAGACGCCGGTCACCATCCACCAGGACACGGGCGGGGTGCCCGGCAAGGGCGAGGGCGACGACTGCTTCGGCTGCGCGGTGAGCGTCGGCGACATCAACGGCGACGGTTACGCGGACGTCGCGGTCGGCGCCCAGAACGAGGACGTCGGCGGCAAGAGGAACACGGGCTCGGTGACCGTCCTGTACGGCTCCGTCGCCGGCCTGACCACGGCCGGCGCCACGTCGTACACGCAGGCCACGGCCGGGGTGCCGGGCACCGCCGAGTCCCAGGACTGGTTCGGCACGGCCGTCCGCCTGGTCGACCTCGACAAGAACGGCAAGGCCGACCTGGTCGCGACCGCCGAGGGCGAGAACGACGCCAAGGGCGCCGTCTGGGTTCTGCGCGGCACGGCGAAGGGCCTGACCACGAAGGGCGCGAAGAGCATCTCGGCGGGCGCCTTCGGCCTCCGCGGCGAGGTCAATTTCGGCTGGCCCATCGCCCAGTAA
- a CDS encoding FG-GAP and VCBS repeat-containing protein has product MHKHLRLALATASAAALTGGLLTFTAATATAADSVHHPVADFNNDGYGDVAYAAGAATVGGKKGAGQIVALYGSANGVTSSKRTTISQNTAGVPGSAETNDGFGWLSAYGDYNGDGYDDLAVSAYLEDVSGDTDGGTVLIVWGSASGLSGATTLNDPAPSSHDKWGKSLASGDFDGDGTEDLAVGATTSTIHVFKGGITKSGTAGGSYTVKPPIMSGNGAGPINLTAGDVNGDKKTDLIVDGYETDSDYGWNANYYVPGTASGLKVTSAQKLKPGIVTGIGDVNGDGFGDIVTGEEWDPSKDGSEPSVPESATGGKVHIIHGSASGPAGATSVTQNTGNVPGSSERGDFFGNDLSLGDINGDGFQDLVVASAGENLGGVVNAGAVTVLYGSASGLNTTSGYQYLSQSTAGVPDSDEKDDFFGTEVKLTDVTGDGKADLTVGAYGENSGNGSVTYLPSNGTKITTAGSRSLSASSVGVSTDAAPLFGGNAAN; this is encoded by the coding sequence ATGCACAAGCATTTGCGACTCGCCCTCGCGACGGCCTCCGCGGCCGCGCTGACGGGCGGGCTGCTCACCTTCACGGCCGCTACAGCCACGGCGGCCGACTCGGTCCACCACCCGGTGGCCGACTTCAACAACGACGGATACGGCGATGTCGCGTACGCGGCCGGAGCGGCCACCGTCGGCGGCAAGAAGGGCGCCGGTCAGATCGTCGCCCTGTACGGCTCGGCGAACGGTGTGACCTCGTCGAAGCGCACCACGATCAGCCAGAACACGGCCGGCGTGCCCGGCAGCGCCGAGACGAACGACGGCTTCGGCTGGCTCAGCGCGTACGGCGACTACAACGGCGACGGCTACGACGACCTCGCCGTCTCCGCGTACCTGGAGGACGTCTCCGGCGACACGGACGGGGGCACGGTCCTGATCGTGTGGGGCTCGGCGAGCGGTCTGTCCGGCGCCACCACGCTCAACGACCCGGCGCCCTCCTCCCACGACAAGTGGGGCAAGTCCCTGGCCTCGGGCGACTTCGACGGCGACGGCACGGAGGACCTCGCGGTCGGCGCCACCACGAGCACGATCCACGTGTTCAAGGGCGGCATCACCAAGTCCGGCACGGCGGGCGGCAGCTACACCGTCAAGCCGCCGATCATGTCCGGCAACGGCGCGGGCCCGATCAACCTCACCGCGGGCGACGTCAACGGCGACAAGAAGACCGACCTGATCGTCGACGGCTACGAGACGGACAGCGACTACGGCTGGAACGCCAACTACTACGTGCCCGGCACCGCCTCCGGTCTGAAGGTCACCTCCGCGCAGAAGCTGAAGCCCGGCATCGTCACCGGCATCGGTGACGTCAACGGCGACGGCTTCGGCGACATCGTGACCGGCGAGGAGTGGGACCCGTCCAAGGACGGCAGCGAGCCGTCCGTGCCGGAGTCCGCCACCGGCGGCAAGGTCCACATCATCCACGGCTCCGCCTCCGGCCCGGCCGGGGCCACGTCCGTCACCCAGAACACCGGCAATGTCCCCGGTTCCTCCGAGCGCGGCGACTTCTTCGGCAACGACCTGTCGCTCGGTGACATCAACGGCGACGGTTTCCAGGACCTGGTCGTGGCCTCGGCCGGCGAGAACCTCGGCGGCGTCGTCAACGCGGGCGCGGTGACGGTCCTCTACGGCTCGGCCTCCGGCCTGAACACCACCTCCGGCTACCAGTACCTCTCCCAGTCCACGGCAGGCGTCCCCGACTCTGACGAGAAGGACGACTTCTTCGGCACCGAGGTGAAGCTCACCGACGTCACGGGCGACGGCAAGGCGGACCTGACGGTCGGCGCGTACGGCGAGAACAGCGGCAACGGCTCGGTGACCTACCTGCCCTCCAACGGCACGAAGATCACCACGGCCGGCTCGCGCTCCCTGTCGGCGTCCTCGGTCGGCGTCTCGACGGACGCGGCCCCGCTGTTCGGCGGCAATGCCGCCAACTGA
- a CDS encoding FG-GAP and VCBS repeat-containing protein codes for MHKHLRLALATASAAALTGGLLTFTAATATAADSVHQPVADFNGDGYGDVAYSAVGANVGGNNFAGQIVALYGSANGVTSTKRTTISQNTPGIPDSAETGDCFGQDPAYGDFNGDGYDDLAVSAALEDAGGDRDTGTVVIVWGSPKGLSGATTLKDPAPVTHGDWGKSLAAGDFDGDGKQDLAVGTASRTIHVFKGGIAKSGKAGGRYTFEPPIKSEEFTGAVNLTAGAVNGDKRTDLIVTGWDPDSEKRLIVNYYVPGTASGLSVSSAQQLKSGIVSGIGDINGDGYGDIVTGEDWDPSDGDVLSGPDAVTGGQVHIAYGSASGPGTAVAVTQDTGNVPDSSEIRDEFGNDLSLGDINGDGFQDLVVGVSGESLNGVGDTGAVTVLYGSASGLDTDSGLQHFAQSTAGVPGADERYDHFGSEVKLTDVTGDGKADLTVGASGENGGNGRVVYLPSDGTKITTTGSRTLSASSVGLSTKGSPGFGGQAAN; via the coding sequence ATGCACAAGCACCTGCGACTCGCCCTCGCGACGGCCTCCGCGGCCGCGCTGACCGGCGGTCTGCTCACCTTCACGGCCGCGACGGCGACCGCGGCCGACTCGGTCCACCAGCCCGTGGCCGACTTCAACGGCGACGGGTACGGCGATGTCGCGTACTCGGCCGTCGGCGCCAATGTGGGCGGCAACAATTTCGCCGGTCAGATCGTCGCCCTGTACGGCTCGGCGAACGGCGTGACGTCCACGAAGCGCACCACGATCAGCCAGAACACGCCCGGAATCCCCGACAGCGCCGAGACCGGCGACTGCTTCGGCCAAGACCCCGCCTACGGCGACTTCAACGGCGACGGCTACGACGACCTCGCCGTCTCCGCGGCCCTGGAGGACGCCGGCGGCGACAGGGACACCGGCACGGTCGTCATCGTGTGGGGTTCACCGAAGGGCCTGTCCGGCGCTACGACCCTGAAGGACCCGGCGCCCGTCACCCACGGCGACTGGGGCAAGTCCCTGGCCGCGGGCGACTTCGACGGCGACGGCAAGCAGGACCTCGCGGTCGGCACCGCTTCGAGAACGATCCACGTGTTCAAGGGCGGCATCGCCAAGTCCGGCAAGGCCGGCGGCCGCTACACCTTCGAGCCGCCCATCAAGTCCGAGGAATTCACCGGCGCGGTCAATCTCACCGCGGGCGCCGTCAACGGCGACAAGCGGACCGACCTGATCGTCACCGGCTGGGATCCCGACAGCGAGAAGCGCTTGATCGTCAACTACTACGTGCCCGGCACCGCCTCCGGCCTGTCCGTCTCCTCCGCCCAGCAGCTGAAGTCCGGAATCGTCAGCGGCATCGGCGACATCAACGGCGACGGCTACGGCGACATCGTGACCGGCGAGGATTGGGACCCGTCCGACGGCGACGTACTGTCCGGGCCCGACGCCGTCACCGGCGGCCAGGTCCACATCGCCTACGGCTCGGCCTCCGGCCCGGGCACGGCCGTCGCGGTGACCCAGGACACCGGCAACGTGCCCGACTCCTCCGAGATCCGCGACGAGTTCGGCAACGACCTGTCGCTCGGCGACATCAACGGCGACGGCTTCCAGGACCTGGTGGTCGGCGTGTCCGGCGAGAGCCTGAACGGTGTCGGCGACACGGGCGCGGTCACGGTCCTCTACGGCTCGGCCTCCGGCCTGGACACCGACTCCGGCCTCCAGCACTTCGCCCAGTCCACGGCCGGTGTGCCCGGCGCGGACGAGAGGTACGACCACTTCGGCTCCGAGGTGAAGCTCACCGACGTCACGGGCGACGGCAAGGCGGACCTCACGGTCGGGGCGTCCGGCGAGAACGGCGGCAACGGCCGGGTGGTCTACCTGCCCTCCGACGGCACGAAGATCACCACGACCGGCTCACGCACCCTCTCCGCGTCCTCCGTGGGCCTGTCGACGAAGGGATCACCCGGTTTCGGCGGGCAGGCCGCCAACTGA
- a CDS encoding winged helix-turn-helix domain-containing protein, protein MELDRTRPLWRQIAAEIIRRIQDGTYPPGSRVPSTLEIAQEFGVVNATAAKAMRHAREQGWTRGEVGLGTFVSDPLPPSA, encoded by the coding sequence ATGGAGCTTGATCGCACACGCCCGCTGTGGCGACAGATCGCAGCGGAGATCATCCGACGCATCCAGGACGGCACATATCCGCCGGGAAGCCGCGTGCCCTCCACGCTGGAAATCGCCCAGGAGTTCGGCGTGGTGAACGCAACGGCAGCGAAGGCCATGCGGCATGCACGGGAGCAGGGCTGGACACGAGGCGAAGTCGGGCTGGGGACCTTCGTCTCCGACCCCCTGCCGCCCTCCGCCTAG
- a CDS encoding FG-GAP and VCBS repeat-containing protein, with product MSPSPHQRRGLRPTRGRRAFPAVVLVAASALAVGVLTAPTATAAPSVRSDFNGDGYADLAVGVPKGTAVGRAEAGFVHVLWGSAKGLGGRTSKISQASAGVPGTAEAGDQYGYAVQSGDFNGDRFADLVVTAPGERVKASGRRGGAAYVLWGSAKGLKSGYTIAKGVDNQQLGRLVTAGDYDGDGDQDVVLTVGGEEVGQSVLRRGPLTTASPTTPVDAYNFGDARALTSADFDGDGTDDFASTFYGMESSGTRVRSLASGTWETRWRTSDFGSALAAGDFDGDHRTDLAIGEVHRNPESDRTHCEDQLGGAIATVFGAPGTTLGGKVTCTTQSSPSVGGTAETEDNFGASLAVVDLDGSGDALLAGASHETVGTAARAGAYWELEAGGDGVFTGPSFSQNSPGVPGTAEQGDLFGAAVTAADYDTAGYDDHVIGAPGEAVSNSGSAAGPAGALWYRASAGDAPRLPAVTLSPAKLRLSGAVGYGRVLSR from the coding sequence ATGTCCCCCTCTCCCCACCAGCGGCGCGGCCTCCGGCCGACGCGCGGGCGAAGAGCTTTTCCAGCCGTCGTGCTCGTCGCGGCCTCCGCTCTGGCCGTCGGCGTGCTGACCGCGCCCACGGCCACCGCCGCCCCGTCCGTGCGCAGCGACTTCAACGGCGACGGGTACGCGGACCTCGCGGTCGGCGTCCCCAAGGGCACCGCCGTCGGCCGGGCGGAGGCCGGGTTCGTACATGTGCTCTGGGGCTCGGCCAAGGGGCTCGGGGGCCGCACCAGCAAGATCAGCCAGGCGAGCGCCGGTGTTCCGGGGACCGCGGAGGCCGGGGACCAGTACGGGTACGCCGTGCAGTCCGGCGACTTCAACGGCGACCGCTTCGCCGACCTGGTCGTCACGGCCCCCGGCGAGCGGGTGAAGGCGTCCGGCCGGCGTGGGGGCGCCGCCTACGTCCTGTGGGGATCGGCCAAGGGCCTGAAGTCCGGGTACACGATCGCCAAGGGTGTCGACAACCAGCAGCTCGGCCGGCTCGTCACCGCCGGGGACTACGACGGCGACGGCGACCAGGACGTCGTACTCACCGTGGGCGGCGAGGAGGTGGGCCAGAGCGTCCTGCGCCGCGGCCCGCTCACCACCGCCTCGCCGACCACCCCGGTCGATGCCTATAACTTCGGCGACGCCCGCGCCCTGACCAGCGCCGACTTCGACGGCGACGGCACGGACGACTTCGCGTCCACCTTCTACGGCATGGAGAGCTCCGGCACCCGCGTGCGCTCGCTCGCCTCCGGCACCTGGGAGACCCGCTGGCGCACCTCCGACTTCGGCTCCGCGCTCGCCGCCGGTGACTTCGACGGCGACCACCGCACCGACCTCGCGATCGGCGAGGTGCACCGCAATCCCGAGTCCGACCGCACCCACTGCGAGGACCAGCTCGGCGGCGCCATCGCCACGGTCTTCGGCGCCCCGGGCACGACACTCGGCGGCAAGGTCACCTGCACCACCCAGTCCTCCCCGTCCGTGGGTGGCACGGCGGAGACCGAGGACAACTTCGGCGCCTCGCTGGCGGTCGTGGACCTCGACGGCAGCGGCGACGCGCTGCTCGCGGGCGCGAGCCACGAGACCGTGGGCACGGCGGCCCGGGCGGGCGCGTACTGGGAGCTGGAGGCGGGCGGCGACGGCGTCTTCACCGGCCCGTCCTTCAGCCAGAACTCCCCCGGGGTGCCGGGGACAGCCGAGCAGGGCGACCTGTTCGGCGCGGCGGTGACGGCGGCGGACTACGACACGGCGGGGTACGACGACCATGTGATCGGCGCGCCGGGCGAGGCTGTGTCCAACAGCGGCTCCGCCGCAGGCCCTGCGGGTGCCCTCTGGTACCGGGCATCCGCAGGCGACGCGCCCCGCCTGCCGGCCGTGACGCTCAGCCCGGCGAAGCTGCGGCTGTCGGGGGCGGTGGGGTACGGCAGGGTGCTGAGCCGATAA
- a CDS encoding DUF6281 family protein, with amino-acid sequence MTGIRVRIALAALALSPLAVGCSALAGGGQSSASCVFAVDYDDRLYVDVGGVDYELGAELGTARESFCDDQGGGDEDRVPEEDLTLYKVYALKGVDTDDAIAVRESPKGEVHVVLHGTEDEGVNKAAERIFGRDSGDSGDSGDSGDSGDSDDGGGSGASSARCAFAVEYGENTYTGRAGAEFELGAKVGTARTTYCDDTPGDGDGDGDGAATPEPERFEAYEVEGLDPADVIAIRRSADEEPYFMVRLGDDLPPEVEKLLSAQ; translated from the coding sequence ATGACCGGTATCCGCGTACGGATCGCCCTGGCCGCCCTGGCGTTGAGCCCACTGGCCGTCGGCTGCTCCGCGCTCGCCGGCGGCGGGCAGAGCAGCGCCTCGTGCGTGTTCGCCGTGGACTACGACGACCGCTTGTACGTCGACGTGGGCGGCGTCGACTACGAGCTGGGCGCCGAGTTGGGCACGGCACGGGAGTCGTTCTGCGACGACCAGGGCGGCGGCGATGAGGACCGGGTCCCGGAAGAGGACCTGACCCTCTACAAGGTGTACGCCCTCAAGGGCGTCGACACCGACGACGCCATCGCGGTCCGCGAGTCCCCGAAGGGGGAGGTGCACGTCGTGCTCCATGGGACCGAGGACGAGGGTGTGAACAAGGCGGCCGAGAGGATCTTCGGCCGCGACAGCGGAGACAGCGGAGACAGCGGAGACAGCGGAGACAGCGGAGACAGTGACGACGGAGGCGGCAGCGGCGCGAGCTCCGCGAGGTGCGCGTTCGCCGTGGAGTACGGCGAGAACACCTACACCGGCCGCGCGGGCGCCGAGTTCGAACTCGGCGCCAAGGTAGGGACGGCCCGTACGACGTACTGCGACGACACCCCCGGCGACGGCGACGGCGACGGCGACGGCGCCGCCACGCCCGAGCCGGAGCGGTTCGAGGCGTACGAGGTCGAGGGGCTGGACCCGGCCGACGTCATCGCGATCCGCCGCTCGGCGGACGAGGAGCCGTACTTCATGGTGCGTCTGGGCGACGATCTGCCGCCGGAGGTCGAGAAGCTGCTCTCGGCGCAGTAG